The Paenibacillus sp. YPG26 genome includes a window with the following:
- a CDS encoding carbonic anhydrase: protein MSNITEILNYNKQFVEEKEYESYISDKFPSKKLAIVTCMDTRLVELLPRAMNLRNGDAKIIKNAGAIISQPFGSVMRSVLVAIYELGAEEVIVVGHTGCGMASINSDRIINSIHEKGISTEVFDTLENSGIKLKKWLRGFSTEKEGVIHTVEIIKNHPLLPPHFPVHGMIIDSTTGELELVVDGREQD, encoded by the coding sequence ATGAGCAACATTACCGAAATCCTGAACTACAACAAGCAATTTGTCGAGGAAAAAGAATACGAAAGTTATATTTCTGATAAGTTCCCATCCAAAAAGCTGGCTATCGTAACTTGTATGGATACCCGTCTCGTTGAGCTTCTGCCAAGAGCCATGAACCTGCGCAATGGAGATGCCAAGATCATTAAGAACGCGGGCGCTATTATCTCCCAGCCGTTTGGTAGTGTTATGCGTAGTGTGCTGGTAGCCATCTATGAGCTGGGTGCGGAAGAGGTTATCGTAGTTGGTCACACAGGCTGCGGCATGGCTTCCATCAACTCGGACAGGATCATCAATTCGATCCATGAAAAAGGAATTTCTACTGAGGTCTTCGATACGCTTGAGAATTCAGGCATCAAATTAAAAAAATGGCTGCGCGGGTTTAGTACCGAAAAAGAGGGGGTAATCCATACTGTGGAGATTATTAAGAATCACCCATTACTCCCACCCCATTTCCCTGTACACGGCATGATTATCGATTCGACAACTGGAGAATTGGAGCTTGTCGTAGACGGGCGTGAACAGGACTAG
- a CDS encoding FtsX-like permease family protein: MVVLSIIISASVGTLIRSIIKDGYASIAWNKPFVALYSIGENVPQSVIRNILEKEGYDYHIIPFVTSNLNTPSVTGSVPRRVLGMSTEDIEKTLELEDWRLQSGRIPKEAANEILVSSIVAKSLNIKVGNKIGAEHNRGPVPGSLEVVGILDTDAQVALMPYSTLAKIKDLPSADNGYYLLYSDTASSQEINRQVHDLFGESPELNVEVEDYSEVTRDKEEGLTNLRYMGFSFNIMTAILLAISLIFLTMVYIIQRLSEFATKYVLGWTVQRIVGSFVLEMSITAMLGWLIGLLGYTLLLGVLSPVFMDVGLIIDRSVIGVLPWTLPLPITLIAASYLISAKKLSRKEIVRIFDV; encoded by the coding sequence GTGGTTGTACTTTCGATTATTATTTCCGCAAGTGTTGGTACCTTAATTCGATCCATTATCAAGGACGGATACGCAAGCATTGCTTGGAATAAGCCATTTGTTGCTTTGTATTCTATTGGTGAGAATGTGCCTCAAAGTGTGATCCGAAATATTTTAGAGAAAGAGGGTTATGATTATCATATCATTCCGTTTGTGACAAGTAATTTGAACACTCCTTCCGTAACGGGTTCAGTGCCTAGAAGAGTGTTAGGAATGTCCACTGAGGATATCGAGAAAACATTAGAGTTAGAAGATTGGCGTCTACAATCTGGCAGAATTCCTAAGGAAGCTGCTAATGAAATATTGGTCAGTTCTATCGTTGCTAAATCTTTGAATATTAAAGTCGGGAATAAGATAGGGGCAGAGCACAATCGCGGTCCAGTCCCGGGTTCTTTGGAGGTGGTTGGGATCTTGGATACTGACGCACAGGTAGCACTTATGCCATATTCAACTTTAGCAAAAATAAAAGATTTACCATCGGCAGACAATGGATATTACCTACTCTATTCAGATACCGCATCTTCTCAAGAGATTAATAGACAGGTTCACGATCTGTTTGGAGAATCGCCGGAACTAAATGTTGAAGTGGAGGACTATTCTGAGGTAACAAGAGATAAAGAAGAAGGACTCACAAATCTGAGATATATGGGATTCTCATTTAACATAATGACGGCGATTTTGCTGGCGATATCCTTGATCTTTTTAACAATGGTATATATCATTCAGCGACTGTCGGAGTTTGCTACAAAATATGTCCTTGGGTGGACTGTACAACGGATTGTTGGTTCATTTGTACTTGAGATGTCCATTACAGCAATGCTAGGATGGTTAATTGGGTTGCTTGGATATACTCTCTTATTAGGTGTGTTATCACCTGTTTTCATGGATGTTGGATTAATTATAGATCGTTCCGTTATTGGAGTCCTTCCATGGACTCTGCCGCTTCCTATTACACTAATTGCGGCTTCGTACTTAATTTCAGCCAAGAAACTTAGTCGCAAAGAAATAGTCAGAATATTTGATGTTTAG
- a CDS encoding MFS transporter — MKAIPHTYQENEAVQRRRWLILIAVNLFTFMATLDGSIVNIALPEISSKLSLDVAQTEWVATSYLMAICAAVLFFGKLGDHAGKIRIFKIGTVVFLIGSLLCGFSTSLTFLIISRVVQAIGASMTMANNMGIITDIFPANERGRALGLIGTFVSLGSIAGPSIGGVLVSTLGWEYIFWVNLPIGLAAIGLGWKVLPDDLVRSRTRIDLPGSLLFACFIMLLFTGLLLGQQTGYRNGWIIASLAASVAAFLLFLWVEKRSQNPLLQLSLFRNSWFSLSILCGFLVFVAVFCFNILAPFYTQGILQLTPSHAGLLLMLFPVTMVIVAPLSGALSDKIGSELLTFAGLIVNVTALYGMATLHQGSSIGWVGLWTALLGVGNGLFQSPNNSLVMSKVPRTQLGAAGSINSLIRNIGMVVGITVATTTLFSVMSSQAGRRVIGLIPGRPDIFLTGMHTVFILAACICLVAAVLTGWRLWASRMHRH, encoded by the coding sequence ATGAAGGCAATTCCCCATACCTATCAGGAGAATGAGGCGGTCCAGCGAAGAAGATGGCTCATCCTTATCGCTGTTAATTTATTTACTTTCATGGCGACCTTGGATGGAAGCATCGTGAATATTGCCCTGCCGGAAATATCATCGAAGCTCTCTCTGGACGTAGCTCAGACCGAGTGGGTGGCAACCAGCTACTTAATGGCGATCTGCGCGGCGGTGCTATTCTTCGGGAAGCTCGGCGACCATGCTGGCAAGATACGGATATTCAAAATTGGCACTGTGGTGTTCCTGATCGGGTCTTTGTTGTGCGGCTTCAGTACAAGCCTGACCTTCTTGATCATTTCCAGAGTGGTACAAGCCATAGGTGCCTCAATGACCATGGCGAACAATATGGGGATCATAACAGATATCTTCCCGGCAAATGAGCGAGGGCGCGCACTCGGATTAATCGGCACTTTCGTATCGCTTGGAAGCATTGCCGGACCGAGTATCGGCGGCGTCCTGGTCTCTACGTTAGGCTGGGAGTATATTTTCTGGGTGAACCTGCCGATTGGGCTTGCGGCAATAGGTCTTGGCTGGAAGGTACTGCCGGATGATCTGGTGAGATCCCGAACGCGAATCGACTTGCCGGGAAGCTTGTTGTTCGCTTGCTTTATAATGCTTCTGTTCACGGGTCTCCTGCTGGGTCAGCAGACAGGCTATCGTAACGGATGGATTATCGCAAGTCTTGCTGCTTCGGTAGCAGCCTTCCTTCTCTTCCTGTGGGTTGAGAAGCGGAGCCAGAATCCACTTTTGCAGCTGTCTCTGTTCCGCAATTCCTGGTTCTCACTTAGCATCCTGTGCGGATTTCTTGTGTTCGTAGCGGTATTCTGCTTCAATATTCTAGCTCCGTTCTATACCCAGGGCATATTGCAGTTGACCCCTTCCCACGCGGGCCTTCTTCTCATGCTCTTTCCAGTCACTATGGTCATTGTCGCTCCTTTGAGTGGGGCGCTATCGGACAAGATTGGTTCTGAACTGCTTACCTTTGCTGGACTCATAGTCAACGTAACCGCCTTGTACGGGATGGCTACTCTTCATCAAGGAAGTTCGATTGGTTGGGTAGGGCTGTGGACCGCACTCCTGGGAGTAGGCAACGGGTTATTTCAGTCTCCAAATAATTCTCTGGTCATGTCCAAGGTGCCTAGAACCCAGCTCGGAGCGGCTGGAAGCATTAATTCATTAATCCGGAACATTGGCATGGTTGTCGGTATTACCGTAGCGACTACCACTTTGTTCAGTGTAATGAGCAGCCAGGCTGGACGCAGGGTAATCGGGTTAATACCGGGCCGGCCGGATATATTTTTAACAGGTATGCATACTGTCTTTATCCTTGCTGCTTGTATTTGCCTCGTTGCTGCCGTACTAACGGGGTGGAGGTTATGGGCTTCAAGAATGCATAGACATTAA
- a CDS encoding DUF485 domain-containing protein — MEPNPDYNRISTSPHFKRLMHKKKRFLFPMTLFFLVFYFLLPVLTSYTDVLNEPAIGPISWAWVFAFAQFIMTWTLCIIYSRKSVQFDQDIEQIKQEAAGRKKA; from the coding sequence ATGGAACCGAACCCGGATTACAATCGAATTTCGACGAGTCCCCACTTCAAACGATTGATGCACAAGAAAAAACGATTTTTATTTCCGATGACCTTGTTCTTCCTTGTGTTCTACTTCCTGCTTCCGGTGCTGACCTCGTACACTGATGTCTTGAACGAGCCAGCCATTGGACCAATCAGCTGGGCTTGGGTGTTCGCTTTTGCCCAGTTCATCATGACGTGGACGTTATGTATCATTTACTCGCGCAAATCTGTTCAGTTCGACCAGGATATAGAGCAAATCAAGCAAGAAGCTGCTGGGAGGAAAAAAGCATGA
- a CDS encoding cation acetate symporter, producing MNTTAFFLFLAIVAITLIITYFASKRTNSTNEFYTGGGGLTGWQNGLAIAGDYMSAASFLGIAGSIALVGFDGFFYSIGFLVAYLVVLYLIAEPLRNLGKYTMADMIAARFNDKKIRGVAALNTITISTFYMIAQLVGAGSLIRLLLGLDAMTSIVIVGVLMTVYVVFGGMTATSWVQITKAVLLMGGTFIISLIVFAKFNFSLTEMFNHLKTATPLGEAFLNPGNKYKVPLDTLSLNLALVLGTAGLPHILIRFFTVKDAPTARSSVVYATWIIGIFYIMTVFLGFGAAAFVGADAITAQDKGGNLAAPLLAKALGGDFLFAFISAVAFATILAVVTGLVLSAASAFAHDFYGHIIKKGNASEKQQLKAARWASVGVSLLSIILALFAMKLNVAFLVSLAFAVAASANLPVLVFTIFWRRFNTAGAISGMLTGLISALLLVAVSPSVWDPAGKAIFTGEALFPLANPGIVSIPLGFIGAIVGTYLSSKTDAKKYTEVMVKANTGL from the coding sequence ATGAATACAACCGCCTTCTTTCTCTTTCTCGCCATTGTAGCCATTACGCTGATCATCACTTATTTCGCTTCCAAACGGACCAACAGCACCAATGAATTTTATACAGGCGGCGGTGGTCTAACCGGCTGGCAGAACGGCCTTGCGATCGCGGGAGATTACATGTCCGCGGCCTCTTTTCTAGGGATTGCCGGTTCCATTGCGCTGGTAGGCTTTGACGGGTTCTTCTACAGCATTGGCTTTCTTGTCGCTTACCTCGTGGTACTCTATCTCATTGCCGAACCTCTTAGAAACTTAGGTAAATACACAATGGCCGACATGATTGCCGCCCGCTTCAATGACAAGAAAATCCGCGGGGTTGCCGCTCTTAATACGATTACGATCTCCACCTTCTATATGATTGCACAGCTGGTTGGGGCGGGCAGCTTGATACGCCTGCTTCTTGGGCTGGACGCTATGACCTCCATCGTGATTGTAGGCGTTCTGATGACCGTGTATGTCGTCTTCGGCGGCATGACGGCGACGAGCTGGGTGCAGATTACGAAGGCGGTCCTGCTCATGGGCGGTACATTCATCATCTCCCTGATCGTATTTGCGAAGTTCAATTTCTCCCTGACGGAGATGTTCAATCATTTGAAGACGGCAACTCCTCTGGGTGAAGCCTTCCTTAATCCTGGTAACAAATATAAGGTTCCGCTTGATACCCTGAGCCTCAATCTGGCGCTGGTGCTTGGAACCGCGGGTCTGCCGCATATTCTGATCCGGTTCTTCACGGTCAAAGATGCTCCAACCGCCCGCAGTTCGGTCGTCTATGCCACCTGGATTATCGGCATTTTCTATATTATGACCGTATTCCTGGGATTCGGAGCCGCTGCCTTCGTAGGAGCTGATGCGATTACAGCTCAGGACAAGGGAGGCAACCTGGCAGCTCCGCTGCTCGCCAAGGCACTGGGCGGCGATTTTCTGTTCGCGTTCATTTCCGCCGTCGCCTTCGCCACCATACTTGCGGTAGTTACGGGTCTTGTGTTGTCGGCCGCATCCGCATTCGCGCACGATTTCTATGGCCATATCATCAAGAAAGGCAATGCCTCCGAGAAGCAGCAGCTTAAGGCTGCCCGCTGGGCATCCGTCGGAGTATCCCTGCTGTCGATCATTCTTGCCCTGTTCGCGATGAAGCTGAATGTGGCCTTCCTGGTCTCGCTTGCCTTCGCGGTTGCAGCTAGTGCCAATCTGCCTGTGCTGGTCTTTACGATCTTCTGGCGCAGATTCAATACAGCCGGTGCCATCAGCGGGATGCTGACCGGTCTGATCAGCGCCCTTCTTCTTGTGGCTGTCAGCCCTAGTGTGTGGGACCCAGCGGGAAAAGCCATTTTCACAGGAGAAGCCTTGTTCCCGCTTGCCAATCCAGGTATCGTATCGATTCCCCTTGGGTTCATCGGCGCTATTGTAGGCACGTATCTATCGTCCAAGACCGATGCTAAGAAATATACCGAGGTTATGGTCAAGGCTAATACCGGTCTATAA
- a CDS encoding M14 family zinc carboxypeptidase — MKKWLIAGAACLSFALIHTSGVSAAANIVNPKETYTYDRMTQDIKELASQYPDIIHYKSIGKTPYGREQWAVSLGNGESTVFFNGSHHAREWLTSTLNMYMVEQYAKAYASGTKFEGYDVRTILSESTIWFVPMVNPDGVTLQQYGLSAFPRLVWSSLIKMNEGSRNFKRWKANAQGIDPNRQYPALWSGIKFPAKAPRWMNYKGTKPLQTSENQNMVTFTYQINPEIAVSYHSAGHILYWNFNTKPSNLARDKKLANTFSAITGYSQVKPSPNPSGGGYTDWFITTFGRPAFTPEIGIKEGETNLSVSVFDSEWKRNKKIGLWIADEGYRLWLKKNHSKHAVQAFHKEITISELKQLFNSNNFISGTAGTVRPQTLTTTAKSGNWYKVKTGKGEKWLYDKNAVVREPAESTIPTGDPVDVDLTLTLDVETEVYSEPAAREAKATITLTEVHAVQKWGDWYKINTPIGDLWIYRSPSL, encoded by the coding sequence ATGAAAAAGTGGTTGATCGCGGGTGCTGCGTGTCTTAGCTTCGCACTTATACATACAAGTGGGGTATCTGCGGCCGCAAATATAGTGAATCCGAAGGAAACATATACGTATGATAGAATGACCCAGGATATCAAGGAGCTTGCAAGCCAATATCCTGATATCATTCATTACAAGTCCATAGGTAAGACGCCCTACGGACGCGAGCAATGGGCAGTAAGTCTTGGGAATGGGGAGTCGACTGTATTTTTTAACGGTTCTCATCATGCACGTGAATGGCTGACAAGCACGCTGAACATGTATATGGTTGAACAGTATGCCAAAGCTTATGCTAGTGGTACTAAATTTGAAGGGTATGATGTCCGGACTATCCTGTCCGAGTCGACCATCTGGTTCGTTCCGATGGTTAATCCCGACGGTGTAACTCTTCAGCAGTATGGGCTCTCCGCATTTCCTCGGTTGGTATGGTCCAGTCTGATCAAGATGAATGAGGGCAGCCGGAATTTCAAGCGGTGGAAAGCGAATGCCCAAGGGATTGACCCGAACCGCCAGTATCCGGCACTCTGGTCAGGTATTAAATTTCCTGCCAAAGCTCCGCGCTGGATGAACTATAAAGGCACCAAGCCTCTGCAGACCAGCGAGAATCAGAATATGGTCACATTCACCTATCAGATTAATCCGGAGATCGCGGTCTCCTATCATTCGGCAGGCCATATTTTATACTGGAATTTCAATACCAAACCAAGCAATCTGGCACGTGACAAGAAGCTTGCGAACACATTCTCAGCGATAACCGGATACTCTCAGGTGAAGCCCTCGCCGAATCCTTCGGGAGGAGGATATACCGACTGGTTCATTACTACCTTCGGCCGTCCTGCCTTCACACCGGAGATTGGGATCAAGGAAGGAGAGACCAATCTCTCGGTCTCTGTATTCGATTCGGAGTGGAAGCGTAACAAAAAGATCGGTTTATGGATAGCAGATGAGGGATACCGTCTCTGGCTGAAGAAGAATCACAGCAAGCATGCTGTTCAGGCTTTCCATAAAGAGATCACGATTTCTGAACTCAAGCAGCTGTTTAATTCCAACAACTTTATTTCAGGAACCGCAGGTACGGTCCGTCCGCAGACGTTAACGACCACAGCCAAATCGGGCAATTGGTACAAGGTGAAGACGGGCAAGGGAGAGAAATGGTTGTATGACAAGAACGCGGTCGTACGCGAACCCGCAGAGTCTACGATCCCAACAGGGGATCCTGTGGATGTGGATCTTACCTTAACTCTTGATGTGGAGACTGAGGTGTATTCTGAGCCAGCCGCAAGAGAAGCAAAAGCTACAATTACGCTGACCGAAGTACATGCGGTTCAAAAGTGGGGCGATTGGTACAAGATTAACACTCCGATTGGGGATCTGTGGATTTATCGGTCTCCATCCTTGTAA
- a CDS encoding DUF4190 domain-containing protein, producing MYQESQDPFAYERYHQRPPVRTNTKSIVSLVLGICSISVPYLGFVIGIVAIIFACLSFRELKYSGERGRGLSVAGLVCGIVGTVFYAGAIVLIVLSMLYMSNYGAYVW from the coding sequence ATGTATCAAGAATCGCAGGATCCTTTTGCTTATGAACGTTATCATCAACGGCCACCTGTCCGGACAAATACCAAGTCAATCGTCTCCCTCGTGCTGGGGATATGCTCTATCTCCGTACCTTATCTCGGATTCGTAATCGGTATTGTGGCCATTATTTTTGCATGCCTTTCATTCAGAGAACTTAAGTATAGCGGTGAGAGGGGCAGGGGGCTATCGGTGGCTGGTCTGGTCTGCGGGATTGTAGGAACCGTGTTCTACGCAGGGGCTATTGTGCTAATCGTCTTATCTATGCTCTACATGTCGAACTATGGTGCGTATGTTTGGTAA
- a CDS encoding CotH kinase family protein encodes MGLPVYRIGMKKADITQLNQNIWSKEFVRGEFSMKGISRPARIRFRGEHTREYPKRSFEIRTRGRTYHFNAQYDDPSMLRNALSFQFFEAIGVPAPAAQHCVLVMNGELLGVYLRLEAVKTSFFRTRAIPARSIFYAVNDNADFSLFDKDNGLLKESLFSGYSLIKGWKKDRQRLEQFVHLLNAKQGNELLSFLQRRINIDNYLRWLCGAVMTGNDDGLRQNYTWYEHKTTGKYGIVPWDYEGTWGRNFYGARTDSNVIEIQGDNQLTGKMLSFRPLRAEYKRLLRSFLTKDFRTAIIMGAARRMHSRITADAGRDPNTKWAMSDFHGELGVIREYTEERREYLIQHLKDL; translated from the coding sequence ATGGGTCTGCCAGTTTACCGGATAGGAATGAAGAAGGCTGACATCACGCAGCTTAACCAGAATATCTGGTCCAAGGAATTCGTCCGCGGTGAATTCAGTATGAAGGGAATCAGCCGGCCAGCCCGGATCAGATTCCGCGGAGAACATACCCGTGAGTATCCCAAGCGATCGTTCGAGATCAGAACCAGGGGACGCACCTATCATTTCAATGCCCAATACGATGATCCATCCATGCTGCGCAACGCGCTGTCTTTTCAATTCTTTGAAGCTATAGGTGTACCTGCTCCGGCTGCACAGCACTGTGTGCTCGTAATGAATGGAGAACTGCTGGGCGTGTATTTGAGGCTTGAGGCCGTGAAGACAAGCTTTTTCCGCACAAGAGCTATACCAGCAAGGAGCATATTCTATGCGGTAAATGATAATGCAGACTTCTCCTTATTCGATAAGGACAATGGACTTCTCAAGGAGTCCTTGTTCTCCGGTTACAGCCTGATAAAAGGTTGGAAGAAGGACAGACAGAGGTTAGAGCAGTTCGTACATTTGCTGAATGCCAAACAAGGGAATGAGCTTCTCAGCTTCCTTCAGCGGCGGATAAATATAGACAATTATCTGCGGTGGCTGTGCGGCGCAGTGATGACGGGGAATGATGATGGACTGCGCCAAAATTATACCTGGTATGAGCATAAGACGACCGGTAAATATGGTATTGTTCCATGGGATTACGAGGGGACCTGGGGAAGGAATTTCTATGGTGCAAGGACGGACTCCAACGTAATCGAGATCCAAGGAGATAATCAATTAACAGGGAAAATGTTAAGCTTTCGACCGCTGCGTGCGGAGTATAAGAGGCTGCTGCGGAGCTTTCTAACGAAGGACTTCAGGACGGCTATAATCATGGGAGCAGCTAGGCGGATGCACAGCCGCATTACTGCCGATGCTGGAAGAGATCCGAACACGAAGTGGGCGATGAGCGATTTCCACGGTGAATTGGGAGTAATCCGGGAGTACACGGAAGAGAGAAGAGAATATTTGATTCAGCATCTGAAGGACCTATAG
- a CDS encoding carboxypeptidase M32, whose product MEQDIQQKLEQFRELNKKIRSYYEAVALMAWDLRTGAPRKGAETRAETLGVLSTESFKLQTSPEMGELLKALNRPEILEQLDDVNRRIVENVQEEYDRSIKIPADKYQEYVTLASHSETLWEDFKENSDFAGFEPYLTQIVAKLQEFIDYWGPRDTRYDTLLNLYEPGLTTVKLDEVFGQLRDRLVPLVEAIQASPDKPEFQFLNQLYDQDQQEKFSKFLLEQIGYDFEAGRMDESVHPFATGLNPGDVRITTHYLQDDVTSALFSALHEGGHALYEQNVSPELTGTPLAEGTSMGIHESQSRFWENMIGRSRPFWDRYFSDLQQHFPEQLASVSVEDFHRAVNRVGNSLIRTESDELTYNLHIIIRYEIEKQLFNESLSVQDLPKVWNEKYEKYLGIVPPNDGVGVLQDVHWSGGSFGYFPSYSLGNMYAAQIAHTIRKEIPGFDELIAEGNFAPIKDWLTDKIYKYGKSRKPAELILDITGEELNPNYLADYLEQKYKALYNL is encoded by the coding sequence ATGGAACAGGATATTCAGCAGAAGCTGGAACAATTTAGGGAGCTTAACAAGAAAATTAGAAGCTACTATGAAGCCGTCGCTTTAATGGCATGGGATCTGCGCACAGGCGCTCCAAGAAAAGGGGCAGAGACCCGGGCAGAGACACTGGGTGTACTGTCAACGGAGTCATTCAAATTGCAGACTTCGCCTGAGATGGGCGAACTCCTTAAGGCTCTGAACCGTCCAGAAATATTGGAACAGTTAGACGATGTCAATCGCCGGATTGTGGAGAATGTACAGGAAGAATATGACCGCAGTATTAAGATTCCTGCGGATAAATATCAGGAATATGTGACGCTTGCCTCTCATTCGGAGACGTTGTGGGAGGACTTCAAGGAGAATTCCGATTTCGCAGGATTTGAACCCTATTTGACCCAAATCGTTGCCAAGCTGCAGGAATTCATTGATTATTGGGGACCCCGGGATACACGTTATGACACGCTGCTGAACCTCTATGAGCCAGGGCTTACCACAGTGAAGCTGGATGAAGTGTTCGGGCAGCTTCGTGACCGGCTTGTTCCACTTGTCGAAGCAATTCAAGCTTCACCGGACAAGCCCGAATTCCAATTTCTGAATCAACTGTATGACCAGGACCAGCAGGAGAAATTCAGCAAATTCCTGCTTGAGCAGATTGGCTATGACTTTGAGGCAGGACGTATGGATGAAAGTGTTCATCCTTTCGCAACTGGGCTGAATCCAGGGGATGTACGGATCACTACACATTACTTGCAGGACGATGTGACAAGTGCCTTATTCAGTGCTCTCCATGAGGGTGGACACGCGCTCTATGAGCAGAACGTGAGCCCCGAGTTGACCGGAACCCCGCTGGCTGAAGGAACCTCGATGGGCATTCACGAATCCCAGTCCCGGTTCTGGGAGAATATGATTGGGCGCAGCCGTCCCTTCTGGGACCGTTATTTCAGTGATCTGCAGCAGCATTTCCCCGAGCAGCTGGCATCTGTATCCGTAGAAGATTTCCACCGGGCAGTGAACCGGGTTGGGAATTCACTGATCCGTACCGAGTCGGATGAGCTGACCTATAATCTTCACATCATTATCCGGTACGAGATCGAGAAGCAGCTGTTCAATGAAAGCCTTAGTGTTCAAGATCTTCCTAAAGTCTGGAATGAGAAGTATGAGAAGTATTTAGGCATCGTTCCGCCAAACGATGGCGTTGGTGTTCTGCAGGACGTCCATTGGTCTGGAGGAAGCTTTGGATACTTCCCATCCTATTCCCTTGGCAACATGTACGCGGCACAGATCGCGCACACCATCCGCAAGGAGATCCCGGGCTTTGATGAATTGATCGCGGAAGGGAATTTTGCACCAATCAAGGATTGGCTGACCGATAAGATTTATAAGTACGGGAAGAGCCGGAAGCCGGCTGAATTGATTCTGGATATAACAGGAGAAGAGCTGAATCCGAATTATCTTGCCGATTATTTGGAACAGAAATATAAGGCGCTGTACAATCTGTAA
- a CDS encoding ATP-binding cassette domain-containing protein, whose translation MKIEFPYETNQLSLEYSGRDETTSALKEVTVCFPKGTISILGGSSGSGKSTLLNCLFGLKRPTKGTIKYEGHDVTNWSNRQWAELRQNEVHLVTQQTVLFPYLTIWENLCFVISPRDKEQLEQAAHLLESMNLIQNKHRYPRELSIGGRQRIAIVRALLGDPNVVLADEPTSALDEENSRIVMDLFMHYAVKGTTFIVATHDPSVMTYGHHCLKLKDGEVVNEVS comes from the coding sequence ATGAAAATAGAATTTCCATATGAAACTAACCAACTGAGCTTGGAGTATTCAGGCCGGGATGAAACAACTAGTGCTTTGAAGGAAGTAACTGTGTGTTTCCCGAAGGGTACGATTAGCATATTAGGCGGTTCTTCAGGAAGCGGAAAGAGCACTTTATTAAACTGTCTGTTTGGGCTTAAGAGACCAACCAAGGGAACAATCAAATATGAAGGTCATGATGTGACCAACTGGTCTAATCGTCAATGGGCAGAACTCAGACAGAACGAAGTTCACTTAGTAACCCAGCAGACCGTACTATTTCCTTATCTGACAATTTGGGAGAATCTATGCTTTGTAATTTCTCCGCGAGATAAAGAACAGTTAGAGCAGGCAGCACATCTGCTAGAGAGCATGAATTTAATACAGAACAAGCATCGGTATCCACGTGAACTGTCCATCGGAGGGAGACAGAGAATTGCAATTGTCAGGGCACTGCTTGGTGATCCCAACGTGGTTCTCGCGGATGAACCGACATCGGCTCTTGATGAAGAGAATAGCAGGATTGTGATGGATTTATTTATGCATTACGCCGTGAAAGGTACCACTTTTATTGTAGCAACACATGATCCTTCTGTAATGACCTACGGGCATCATTGCCTCAAGTTAAAAGACGGAGAAGTTGTTAATGAAGTGAGTTAG
- a CDS encoding iron-sulfur cluster biosynthesis family protein, whose translation MRITLDQQAKDILNTKIGEQPGQVRLLYDTEGCGCYGITSFQIISQPDPTDVPIENESFPFWVDPQRAVFYEDQLRLKGDPLDGSFRLEGDSQIYGQNVKLHDIRGN comes from the coding sequence ATGAGAATTACTTTGGACCAGCAGGCGAAGGATATTCTGAACACAAAGATCGGCGAGCAACCCGGACAAGTCCGGCTGCTGTATGACACTGAAGGCTGTGGATGCTACGGGATTACTTCTTTTCAAATTATCAGCCAGCCAGACCCTACAGACGTCCCGATCGAGAACGAGTCGTTCCCCTTCTGGGTAGATCCCCAGCGCGCCGTATTCTATGAGGATCAGCTAAGACTCAAGGGTGATCCCTTGGACGGATCGTTCCGGCTTGAAGGAGATTCGCAAATCTATGGCCAGAATGTCAAACTGCATGATATTCGCGGCAACTAA